TTCCGGGATGTTCGGAGGGCCGGCACCGGATGCGCTCGCAGCCCTCGTCGCCATGCTGGCGTCGCTGCGTGATGCCGAGGGCAACACGACCGTCAGCGGTCTCGACAACACTCGAACGTGGGCGGGCGCGCTCTACCCTCCCGACCAGTTTCGGAGGGATGCCGGTGTGCTCGACGGGGTGGACCTGCTCGGGTCGGGCCGGGTCTCCGACATGCTCTGGGCGCGCCCGGCGATCACAGTGCTGGGCATCGACTGCCCGCCGGTCACCGGGTCGACTGCGGCGATCGTGCCGCGCGCGGCCGCCCGGCTCAACCTGCGGATTCCGCCCGGCGTAGCGCCCGACGACGCACACACGGTGCTCCTCGCCCACCTGCGCTCAGCCGCGCCGTGGGGGGTGCACGTCTCAATCGAGACCGAGGCTGTCGGGCCCCCGTTCGCCGCGTCGACCGGCGGCCCGGCGTTCGAGGCCATGCGCGCAGCCATGCTGGACGCCTTCGGCACCCCGATGACGTCGCTCGGGCAGGGTGGCTCCATCCCGCTCTGCAACGTCCTTGCCGAGACCTACCCGCAGGCCGAACTGATCCTGCTCGGCGTGGAGGAGCCGCTGGCCCTGATCCACGCGCCCAACGAGAGCGTGCACCCGGGCGAGTTGGAAGGGATCGCGACCGCGATAGCGCTCTTCCTCCAGCAGTACGGTCACGCAGACAGCTGAGGAGCGCGATGAGCCAACGCGCCGAGGACAAGCGAATGACGGTCCTGCAGGCGACCTACATCGGTGTCGGATCGATGGTGGGCGCTGGCATCTTCGCGCTCCTCGGAGCAGCCGGCGCAGTAGCCGGCGCTGCGGTCTGGCTGTCATTCCTCATCGCCGGGATCATCGCCGCGCTTCAGGGCTACTCATTCGCCAAACTCGGCTCCAAGTTCCCGTCCGGCGGCGGCATCCTCACGTTCCTCTCGAAGGGGTTCGGTGAAGGCCATCTGGCCGGGATCGGAGCCTGGCTGTTCTACACTGCAGGTTCGATCGTCGTCGCCATGGTCGCCTCATCATTCGGCGGGTACGCCAGCTCGATCGTGGCCAAGAGCGACCCGGTCTGGACGAAGGTGTTCGCCGTGCTGCTCATCGTGGTGATGTCCGCGGTGAACGCGATCGGCTCGACCGTCGTTGCGCGCGTCCAGTCCGTCATCGTCACGGTCGTCCTGATCATCCTCATCCTGTTCGCCGTCGTCACCATCGCGAACTGGAACCCCTCGCTTCTCGCCCCATCCGGTTACCCCGGTTGGCAGCAGATCATCTCCAGCGTCGCGCTCACCTTCTTCGCCTTCCTCGGTTTCGGCGTGATCACCTTCACCGCAAAGGACCTCCCGGACCCGGCCCGGCAGCTGCCCAGAGCGATCTATCTCGCACTGCTTATCGCGACGACCGTGTACGTCGCGGTATCGCTTGGCGTGTTTGGGACGCTCCCCGCCGCGGACGTCGTGAAGTACGGCACGACGGCGCTCGCCGAAGCCGCGAAACCGACGCTCGGAAACGCGGGATACGTGCTGATGGTGATCACCGCGTTGTTCTCCACGACAGGCGCCGTCAACGCGGGCCTCTACCCTTCGATCGGACTCACGAAGCACCTCGCCAACGTCGGCCAGTTCCCGCCGTTCTTCGGCCGCTCACTTGGTCGATTCGCCGTCGGACTGCTGGTGATGGCGGGATTCGCGATCATCCTCGTCGCGTTCTTCAACCTGAACGCCATCGCGTCGATCGGTAGCGCCGTCGCACTGCTCGTCTTCTCGTCGGTCAGTCTCGCGCACCTCCGCATTCGGAAGCAGACGGGGGCGTCGATCGTCCTCCTTCTGATCGGTCTGGTGGCCACACTGGGAACGTTCGTCATCTTCTGCACGACCACACTGGTCTCCGAACCGGCTACCGCGTGGGCTCTGCTGGTGATCATC
This genomic stretch from Leifsonia sp. EB41 harbors:
- a CDS encoding APC family permease, with the protein product MTVLQATYIGVGSMVGAGIFALLGAAGAVAGAAVWLSFLIAGIIAALQGYSFAKLGSKFPSGGGILTFLSKGFGEGHLAGIGAWLFYTAGSIVVAMVASSFGGYASSIVAKSDPVWTKVFAVLLIVVMSAVNAIGSTVVARVQSVIVTVVLIILILFAVVTIANWNPSLLAPSGYPGWQQIISSVALTFFAFLGFGVITFTAKDLPDPARQLPRAIYLALLIATTVYVAVSLGVFGTLPAADVVKYGTTALAEAAKPTLGNAGYVLMVITALFSTTGAVNAGLYPSIGLTKHLANVGQFPPFFGRSLGRFAVGLLVMAGFAIILVAFFNLNAIASIGSAVALLVFSSVSLAHLRIRKQTGASIVLLLIGLVATLGTFVIFCTTTLVSEPATAWALLVIIALAVLIDVIWKASAKRSKPPVQGGVAG
- a CDS encoding dipeptidase → MEGDLRASIREQMSTARSELAELVSMRSVADPRQFPPEECARAANWVRDKFKAEGFSDARLELTPDGSSAVVGSRPGSEPNAPTVLLYTHYDVQPPLDDIAWRTPPFELTEVDGRWYGRGAADCKGNIVAHLLALRSLGDDVPVNLKLVVEGSEEQGTGGLEQFVAANPDVLRADTILMCDTGNAAVGRPAATVTLRGMVNVVVTVEALASEVHSGMFGGPAPDALAALVAMLASLRDAEGNTTVSGLDNTRTWAGALYPPDQFRRDAGVLDGVDLLGSGRVSDMLWARPAITVLGIDCPPVTGSTAAIVPRAAARLNLRIPPGVAPDDAHTVLLAHLRSAAPWGVHVSIETEAVGPPFAASTGGPAFEAMRAAMLDAFGTPMTSLGQGGSIPLCNVLAETYPQAELILLGVEEPLALIHAPNESVHPGELEGIATAIALFLQQYGHADS